GGCGGATCGTGGCGATGGACGACCTGCCGCGCTCGCTCATCGGCAAGGTCCTGCGTCGCGAGGTCCGCCAGCGCATCGTCGGGAAGTGACCGCGCCGACCGCGGCCATCGGCCCCGGAGCGCGGAAACGACGAGAGCCCGATCCTGATGGATCGGGCTCTCGTCTGTGTGTGACCCCAGCGGGATTCGAACCCGCGTTACCGGCGTGAGAGGCCAGCGTACTAGGCCGCTATACGATGGGGCCGTGCTGTGGGCCCTTCTGGGCCCCGTTTCCGTTTCCGGCAACTAGAAGAGTATGACATGAGGTCCGGGCGGTGAACAAATCGAGGCGCTTCCGCGTCGCATCCCGCGCGTGTCGCGTCATCCGGGCCCCGCCGCACCGGCGTCGATGATTGACTCATGCCATGCGCATCACGAAGCACGAGCATGCCGCCCTCCGCATCGAGGCGCACGGCGCGACGCTGATCATCGATCCCGGCAGCTTCACGACCGTGCTCGGCGAGCTGCACGCCCTCGCGGCCATCGTGATCACGCATGAGCACGCCGATCACTGGACGCCCGAGCAGCTCGAGCGCATCTTCGTCGCCGCTCCCGACGTGCCGATCTTCACGACCGCGGCCGTCGCGGCGGCCATCCAGGACCACGATGTGACGGTCGTCTCCCCCGGCGACGAGCTTGCCGCCGGCCCGTTCTCGCTGCGGTTCTTCGGGGGCGCGCACGAGCAGATCCACTCGAGCATCCCGGTCGTCGACAACGTCGGTGTGCTCGTGGACGATCTCCTCTACTACCCCGGCGACTCCTACGCGCTGCCGGAGGGCGTCGTGGTCGACACGCTCGCGATCCCGACCGGAGGCCCCTGGCTGCACCTCGGCGCCGCGATGGACTTCGTCCTCGCCGTGCAGCCGCGCCGTGCGTTCGGCACCCACGACATGACGCTCTCGGTCGCCGGCCGCACGATGCACTTCAGCAGGCTGAAGTGGGCGACCGAGCAGCACGGGGGCGAGTTCCACCCGCTCGACCCGGGCGACAGCCTGGAGGTCTGAACGGCGCGCGGGTCGCCGCCAGCCTCACTCGTGGGGGTCCGTGCCGGACTGAGCCGCCTGCTCGGGGTCGTCCTCCGCCCACAGCGCGGGCGTCGGCCCACCGGGCGGCGGGACCGGCCCGCCCCACGGGGCAGAGCCCGCGTCCGTGGGCTTCTGCGCCCGGTAACCCGCGGGAAGCTCGTCGACGATGCGGCCATCCTCGGGGCCGCCCTCCAATGCGTATGCCATGTGTGAACGCTATGCGCGCACCCGTGCCGAGGAAAGACGGTTGACGGCGTGCCGGCAGCGAGTCACTGATCGAAACGCGGATGCACCCGCGCGATCGATCACCGACACGGACGGACGGCCGCGTCGCTAGGATCGCGGGGTGGAGTTCTGGGGCGCACGGCCTGCGGGCACGCGCCCGGGGTCGGAAGCCGCGGGCGCCGGACCGGACTCGCGGACGCGCTCGATCTGGCTGAACCAGCTCGCCCTCACGGCGACCGTGGTCGTGATCTCTCTCGTCGTGCAGGGCCTCACGCCCGGCAGGATCACGAGCTGGACGTTCGTGGCGGGCGTCGCGCTCATCATGACCGTGACGATGATCGCGCTCGCGGTCCCATGGCACCGCCTCCGCCGCCACGCCGTGGCCGCGATCCCGCTCGCCGACATCCTCGGCATCGGCCTGATGTCGGCCGGCGACGAGCTGCGGCTCGCGTTCCTCTGGGTGGTGCCGATCGTCTGGATCGCGACGCACTTCTCGCTCGCACCGCTGGTCGCGGCCCTCGCCGGCATCGTCGCGATCATGCTCACGGACCTCGCCCTGACGGGCGGCAGCGACGCCGTGGCGCTGCACATCGTCGTGACGGAGCTCTGCCTGACGTTCATCGGCCTCACGGCGCACGCCGGAGCGCGCCAGACCCGCGCGTTCAAGCGGCTGCTGCGCGCACAGGCGGCCCGCATCCAGACCACTCTCGATCGCGTCAGCGAGCAGGAGCGCAACGTCTCGCTGATGATCAACGCCATCGACGTCGGGATCGTCCGGCTGTCGGCCGACGGCGAGCTGATGGCGATGAACGACACGTACGCACGCCTGCACGGCATCGACCCCCGTGACCCGTGGCATCCCGCGCGCGCGATCGAGTACGGCGAGCGCGGCGGCCGACCGCTCCCCGAACCGGAGCGGCCGCTGCAGCGCGCCGCGCGCGGTGAGACGTTCGACGACGAACGGGTGTGGCTCTTCGACGCGGCCGGCGAGTGGCGCGCGCTCTCGGTCGCCGCGCGCAGGCTCGAGGGCGGCGAGGCGGAGCCGCCGTCCGTGCTGCTCGTCGTGCACGACGTGACGGCCCTGATCGAGTCGGAGCGGGTGCGGCAGCGAATCGCCGCCGTGGTGTCGCACGAGCTGCGCAATCCGCTCACGGCCGTGATCGGCCACGCGGAGCTCGGCGTGGAGGACGCGCAGGTGCCGGACGCGGCCCGCCGCAAGTTCGACACGATCCGCCGGGCGGGCGAGCGCATGGAGCGGCTGCTCGACCAGGTGCTGCGTGCCCCCGCGCAGCCCGTGGCCGATCACGAGCCGGGGCGAGCCGAGCTGCGCTCGATCCTCGAAAGCTCGGTGGAGTCGTTCCAGCCGACGGCCACCGCGCGCGGGCTGCGGCTCGAGCTCGACGCGCCCGACACCGTTCTTCTCGCCGGGGACGGCTTCCGGCTCCGGCAGGTGATCGACAACCTCATCAGCAATGCGATCAAGTACACACCGCGGGAGGGCGTCATCCGGGTGTCCTGCCGCACGGAGCGGGAGGAGGTCGCGGTGACCGTCACGGACACCGGCATCGGCATCGCGCGGGAAGACGTCGGGCGCGTGTTCGAGGCCTACTTCCGCGCCCAGACCGCGCGCGACTCCGAGATCCCCGGCACAGGGCTGGGAATGGCGATCGCGCGGGAGATCGTCGTGGCGCACGCCGGGTCGCTCGATGTCGCGAGCGAACCCGGCGTCGGCACCACGGTCACCGTGCGACTGCCGCTCGCCGCAGCGGAAGTCCTGCGGTGACCGCCGTCGGCTTCGGTCTGCCGCAGATCGCGCTCTCCACCCTCGCGGCCGTGCTGATGGTCGGCCTGGGCTTCCTGCCGCGTCCGAGCCGTGCGACGCTGCTGTGGTCGGCGGCGTTCGTCGTCGCCGTGATCTCCGCCTCGCTCACCACGACGGCGGCGGAGCTCGGATCCGAGACGCTCCGCCGTGCGACGCTCGGCGCGCTGCTCTCGCCACAGGTGCTGATCTGGGCGGGCCTGCGCGCGTGGCGCGGCGTGCCGTCGCACTGGTGGCTCGTGCTCGCCTTCGGCGGCGCCTCGGCGAGTGCACTGGCGCTGGTCGACGACGGCGCCGCATTCGTGATCGCGTTCCGGATCGCGTACCTCACGGCCGCCGTCTTCGCCGTGCTCACGCTCGTCGAGCTGCGCCGCATCCCCGAGCGACGCAACCGGATGCTGCTTCCGCTTGCGGTCGTGTGCGGCGCATTCGGCGTGATCGCGGTCGCGAGCGCCGCGATGCTGCTGATCGAGCCGCCGTCCGGCTCTGCGGATCTCGCGCTCGCGCGCAACCTGAACTCGCTCGGGATGCTCGTCAACATCGTGTGCTCGCTCGTCAGCCTGCTCTGGCTCGCTCAGCGTTCCGTACCGCAGGAGCACCACGACCCGGCGCACTGGCACCATTTCTCCGCGGTCGCGGGAGATCGGCTGCGACGCGCGCGCGAACGCGGCGAGCGATCCTGGTCGGTCCTGAGCATGCGGCTGGACGACGCGGACGACGTGCGGCAGGCGTGGGGCGAGACCGCGTTCGGTGAGCTCGCGCAGGCGTTCGAACGAAGAGTACGGCGCGCGTTCCCGGCTGAGGCCGACATCGGCCACCGCGGCCACGGCTGGCTCGTCGTCCTCGTTCCGCGCACGACCGAGGTGCTCCGCGAGCAGGTGCGCGCACTGCTGCACGACGTCGCGTCGATGGACGAGACCGTGAGCGCGACGGTGCGCGTCTCCGCGAGCATCGGATGGGCCTCGGCCGGCGACTCCGGCTACGACCTGGATCACCTCGTGCGCGTGGCGGACAGCGCCCTCGAGGAGGCCGCCGCCGAGGGCGGCGACCGCTGGCGGCGCGTGCGCGTCTAATCGCGCGACGCTCTCCCCGAGGGCGGGGTCCGCGTCAGGACCGCACGACGTCGAGCACGACGACCGCCCAGGACAGCGGCGGCAGCGTCGAGCGGAGAGCGCCCTCGACAAGCTCGACGTCGCGCAGCGCGACGAGACCGACGCGATCCTGATCCTGCTCGACGTTCGCCGCGAAGCGATCATCCCCGTCCGGCACCGTCAGCACCTCGGCCGAGCGCACCCGGATGGCGTCGAGGCCGTGCAGGTCGAGCGTGATGTCGCCCGGCTCGTCCAACGAGCGGTTCGCGAGGAACAGCGCGACCGTGCCGGTCTCCTCGTCCCACGTCGCGGCCGCGTCGATCGCGTCGACGTCGCCGAACTTCTTCGTGGGAAGCTGCGACGACTCGACTGCGAGCCGCAGGATCCGGCCCGTCGCGAGCTGCGACATCCGCGCGAACGGCCAGAAGATCGACTGCCGCCACGCGGCTCCGCCCTCCTCCGACCGGATCGGCGCGATCACGTTGACCAGCTGCGCCTGATTCGCGATGCGCACGCGATCGCCGTGGCGCAGCAGGCTGTGCAGGAAGGTTCCGACGACGACTGCGTCCGTGACGTTGTAGGTGTCCTCGATCAGACGCGGATGCTCCCGCCACGCCTTCGAGACCTGGTGCGGCTGATCGTCGGTGTCGAGGCCGTGCTGGTACCAGACGTTCCACTCGTCGAACGAGATGTCGACCTGCTTGCGGTGCTTGCCCGCCGCCTTGACGGCGTCGATCGTCGCGATCACGCCGTCGATGAAGGAGTCCATGTCGACCGCCTCGGCGAGGAACGAGGCCGCGTCGCCGTCGCTCTCCTGGTAGTACGCGTGCATCGAGACGTAGTCGACCTCGTCGTACGCGTGCGTCAGGACCGTGTGCTCCCAGGAGCCGAACGTCGGCATGGCGCGCGAGGACGAGCCCACCGCGACGAGCTCGATCGACGGGTCGACGAACCGCATGGCCTTCGCGGTCTCGTTCGCGAGACGCCCGTACTCGTCGGCCGTCTTGTGCCCGATCTGCCACGGCCCGTCGAGCTCGTTGCCCAGGCACCACAGCTTGATGTCGAACGGATCCGCCGCGCCGTTCTTCCGGCGCAGGTCCGACCAGTAGGTGCCGCCGGGGTGGTTGGCGTACTCGACGAGCGCCCGAGCCTCCTCGACGCCGCGCGTGCCGAGGTTCACGGCCTCCATCACCTCGACGTCCGCCGTCCTCGCCCAGTCCACGAACTCGTGCAGGCCGAACGCGTTGGTCTCGATCGTGTGCCACGCCCCGTCCAGACGGCGCGGGCGGTCCTCGACCGGACCGATCCCGTCCTCCCACAGGTAGCCCGAGACGAAGTTGCCGCCCGGATAGCGGATCACGGTGGGCCCGAGCTCCTTGACCAGCTGCAGCACGTCCGTGCGGAAGCCCCGCGCGTCCGCCTGCGGATGCCCCGGCTCGAAGATGCCGGTGTAGACGCAGCGGCCCATGTGCTCGACGAACGAGCCGAACAGGCGGCGCGGCACGTCGGCGATCGTGAAGTCGCGGTCGATGACGATGCGGGCGTTGGTCATTGCTCTCCTTGTGGTGGGGGCGTGGAACTCGTGGACGAGCGTCGCGGTCCGGGTCAGGTACCGCCGAAGCCGGTGGTGGCGACGCCCTTGACGATCTGCTTCTGGAAGATGAGGAACACGACGATGAGCGGAAGCGCGGCCAGCACGGCCTGTGCCATGACCTGCGCGTACTGCACGCCGTAGGCGCTGATGACGGTCTGGAGGCCGACGGGCAGCGTCATGAGCGTGGTGTCGCTGATGACGAGGAAGGGCCACAGGAAGTTGTTCCAGGCGCCGATGAACACGAAGATCGCCACGGACGCGAGGATCGGCCGGGACAGCGGCAGCACGATCGACCAGAACACGCGGAACCGGTTGGCACCGTCGACGCGGGCGGCGTCCTCGAGCTCGATCGGCACCTGATCGAAGAACTTCTTCAGGATGAACACCATCGCCGGGGCGACGATCTGCGGCAGGATCAGGCCCCAGTGGGTGTCGACCAGGTTGAACACCAGCATCTGGTAGAACAACGGGATGATGAGCGCCTGCGGGGGCACCACGATCGCGGCGATCACGACGACGAACAGCCATCTGCGACCGCGGAAGTCCAGTCGCGAGAACGCGTAGGCCGCGAGCGCGGAGATCGCGACCGTGAGCACCGTGACCGCGGCTGCGGTCCACAGGCTGTTGAGCGCCCACAGGTAGACGTTGCCCTGCGACAGGATCGCCGTGAACGCCTCGGTCGTCGGACCGGTCGCGCCGATCCACGTCGGCTCCCCCGACGCGGCGTCGGTCTCGGTCTTGAACGCCGTCGCGATCGCCCACAGGAACGGCAGCAGCCACCCGACCGCGAGCAGCAGCAGGATGACGAACGCCAGGATGCGCAGCGGCCCGAAGGGCTTGGCCCCCGGCTTGCGACCGGCGCGTACGCCGGGGTTCACGAGCGTCTCGGTGACGGTGGCCATCACTGCTCCTTCCTGCGACGCGTGATGAGCGCCTGGGCGACGCCGATGACGATGATGAGGGCGAAGAACACGTAGGAGATCGCGGCCGAGTAGCCGAATCGGTAGCCGACGAAGCCCGCCTCGTACATGTACTGCACGATGGAGCGCGTGGTGTCGCTCGCGACGCCGCCGAGCATCTGGTACGCCTGGTCGAACAGCTTCAGGGACGCGAGGATCTGCAGCATCACGATCAGCACCGTCACCGGAGCCAGCTGCGGGAGCGTGATCGACCAGAGCTGCCGCAGCGGTCCCGCGCCGTCGAGCGACGCGGCCTCGTACTGCTGCGCGGGGATGTTCTGCAGCGCGGCGAGATAGAGCAGGAAGTTGAACCCGACCGTCCACCACACGGTGGCGATGATGATCGCGTTCATGTTCGTGTCGGGGTTCTGCAGCCACGCGAGCGGCTCGAGCCCGAACGCTTCGAGGATCGCGTTGGCGGCGCCGATCTGCGGGTTGAAGATCCAGACCCAGATCTGCGAGATGACCGTCGAAGCGAGCAGGAACGGCATGAAGAACGACAGCCGCCACAGCCATTGCCCCGGGATGCCGCGATCGACGAGCACCGCCATGAGCAGGGCGATGAGCACGAGCGGGATCGTGGAGGCGACGGTGAACCACAGCGTGTTGCCGATCGATCGCCACATGATCGGGTCGGCGAGCGCCTCGGCGTAGTTCGCGAAGCCGATGAACGCGCCGCCGGCTCCCGTGAGGGACTGATCCGTGAAGCTCAGGTAGAGACCGTGGACCACGGGCCACACCAGGAACAGCACGAAGGCGACGAGGAACGGGGCCAGGAACGCCCAGCCGACGAGCTGCTCGCCGCGACGCGTGCCGGCGTGGACCTCGCGATCGAGGGCGGCTCCCGTGACGATCGTGCGCGTCCGGGCGTTGTCGGTGATCGCGCTCATGCCTGCCACGTCCCTTCGGGGTCGGCGGGATTGGGCTGCGCCAGCAGGCGGTTCACGCGCGCGGTGAACGCGTCGATCGCGCCCGCGGGGTCGCCGCCGCTGAGCAGCACGGGCTGGACCGCTGCGCCGAAGTCGCTCTGGAAGTTCGAGCCGGACCCCGTGAACCACGCGGCGGGATCGTAGTTCACGAACGAGGCGGCCTCGGCGTAGTGCGCCTGCGGGATCAGGTCGGCGTACTCCGGCGATTCGGTCACCGGCAGGTACGCCGGCACGTGGCCCGCGCCGGCCCAGTCGAAGGAGCCCTTGAGCAGATCCGCCGCGAACCGGTACACGAGGTCGCGCTTGGCGGGATCCGGGCGCGACTGGTGCGGCAGGACGAACGAGTGGGAGTCGGCGTAGACGGCCTTCGTGCCGTACAGCGTGGGGATCAGCGTGGCGTCGAACGGGATGCCCGCGCCCTCCATCGTGCGCAGCTCCCAGACGCCGGTGACGAACATGCCGCTGCGCCCCGTCGCGAACTCGGCCACCGCGGAGGCGTAGTCGGCTTCCGGCTGCGCGATGTCGCCGTCCAGCAGTGCCTGCATGAAGGCCAGCGACTCCACGGCGGCGTCCTTGTCGAGCACCGCGGTGCCGCCCTCCGGGGTCTCCATCGCGAGGCCGTGCTGTGCGTACAGCGTGTAGAACAGTCGCCACATCTGGGCGCCGTCTCCCAGGTAGCCGTACGACAGTCCGTGGCCCTCGCCGCCGTTCGCATCCCTGGCCGCGGCGGCCACGTCGCGCGCGACCTGCAGGAAGTCGTCGGGACCGGTGATCTCCCGCAGCCGGCCGTCGCTGTCGAGCACGCCGGCGGCATCGCAGATATCGCGGTTGTACATGAGCACGAACGGGTGCGCATCGAGCGCGAGGCTGTAGAGCCTGCCACCCGCGTGTCCGCGCTCCCAGATCGGCGCGGGGAACGTGGACTCGTCGATGCCGAG
The Microbacterium sp. JZ31 genome window above contains:
- a CDS encoding MBL fold metallo-hydrolase is translated as MRITKHEHAALRIEAHGATLIIDPGSFTTVLGELHALAAIVITHEHADHWTPEQLERIFVAAPDVPIFTTAAVAAAIQDHDVTVVSPGDELAAGPFSLRFFGGAHEQIHSSIPVVDNVGVLVDDLLYYPGDSYALPEGVVVDTLAIPTGGPWLHLGAAMDFVLAVQPRRAFGTHDMTLSVAGRTMHFSRLKWATEQHGGEFHPLDPGDSLEV
- a CDS encoding sensor histidine kinase; this translates as MEFWGARPAGTRPGSEAAGAGPDSRTRSIWLNQLALTATVVVISLVVQGLTPGRITSWTFVAGVALIMTVTMIALAVPWHRLRRHAVAAIPLADILGIGLMSAGDELRLAFLWVVPIVWIATHFSLAPLVAALAGIVAIMLTDLALTGGSDAVALHIVVTELCLTFIGLTAHAGARQTRAFKRLLRAQAARIQTTLDRVSEQERNVSLMINAIDVGIVRLSADGELMAMNDTYARLHGIDPRDPWHPARAIEYGERGGRPLPEPERPLQRAARGETFDDERVWLFDAAGEWRALSVAARRLEGGEAEPPSVLLVVHDVTALIESERVRQRIAAVVSHELRNPLTAVIGHAELGVEDAQVPDAARRKFDTIRRAGERMERLLDQVLRAPAQPVADHEPGRAELRSILESSVESFQPTATARGLRLELDAPDTVLLAGDGFRLRQVIDNLISNAIKYTPREGVIRVSCRTEREEVAVTVTDTGIGIAREDVGRVFEAYFRAQTARDSEIPGTGLGMAIAREIVVAHAGSLDVASEPGVGTTVTVRLPLAAAEVLR
- a CDS encoding GGDEF domain-containing protein is translated as MTAVGFGLPQIALSTLAAVLMVGLGFLPRPSRATLLWSAAFVVAVISASLTTTAAELGSETLRRATLGALLSPQVLIWAGLRAWRGVPSHWWLVLAFGGASASALALVDDGAAFVIAFRIAYLTAAVFAVLTLVELRRIPERRNRMLLPLAVVCGAFGVIAVASAAMLLIEPPSGSADLALARNLNSLGMLVNIVCSLVSLLWLAQRSVPQEHHDPAHWHHFSAVAGDRLRRARERGERSWSVLSMRLDDADDVRQAWGETAFGELAQAFERRVRRAFPAEADIGHRGHGWLVVLVPRTTEVLREQVRALLHDVASMDETVSATVRVSASIGWASAGDSGYDLDHLVRVADSALEEAAAEGGDRWRRVRV
- the arfA gene encoding arabinosylfuranosidase ArfA, encoding MTNARIVIDRDFTIADVPRRLFGSFVEHMGRCVYTGIFEPGHPQADARGFRTDVLQLVKELGPTVIRYPGGNFVSGYLWEDGIGPVEDRPRRLDGAWHTIETNAFGLHEFVDWARTADVEVMEAVNLGTRGVEEARALVEYANHPGGTYWSDLRRKNGAADPFDIKLWCLGNELDGPWQIGHKTADEYGRLANETAKAMRFVDPSIELVAVGSSSRAMPTFGSWEHTVLTHAYDEVDYVSMHAYYQESDGDAASFLAEAVDMDSFIDGVIATIDAVKAAGKHRKQVDISFDEWNVWYQHGLDTDDQPHQVSKAWREHPRLIEDTYNVTDAVVVGTFLHSLLRHGDRVRIANQAQLVNVIAPIRSEEGGAAWRQSIFWPFARMSQLATGRILRLAVESSQLPTKKFGDVDAIDAAATWDEETGTVALFLANRSLDEPGDITLDLHGLDAIRVRSAEVLTVPDGDDRFAANVEQDQDRVGLVALRDVELVEGALRSTLPPLSWAVVVLDVVRS
- a CDS encoding carbohydrate ABC transporter permease, with product MATVTETLVNPGVRAGRKPGAKPFGPLRILAFVILLLLAVGWLLPFLWAIATAFKTETDAASGEPTWIGATGPTTEAFTAILSQGNVYLWALNSLWTAAAVTVLTVAISALAAYAFSRLDFRGRRWLFVVVIAAIVVPPQALIIPLFYQMLVFNLVDTHWGLILPQIVAPAMVFILKKFFDQVPIELEDAARVDGANRFRVFWSIVLPLSRPILASVAIFVFIGAWNNFLWPFLVISDTTLMTLPVGLQTVISAYGVQYAQVMAQAVLAALPLIVVFLIFQKQIVKGVATTGFGGT
- a CDS encoding carbohydrate ABC transporter permease — its product is MSAITDNARTRTIVTGAALDREVHAGTRRGEQLVGWAFLAPFLVAFVLFLVWPVVHGLYLSFTDQSLTGAGGAFIGFANYAEALADPIMWRSIGNTLWFTVASTIPLVLIALLMAVLVDRGIPGQWLWRLSFFMPFLLASTVISQIWVWIFNPQIGAANAILEAFGLEPLAWLQNPDTNMNAIIIATVWWTVGFNFLLYLAALQNIPAQQYEAASLDGAGPLRQLWSITLPQLAPVTVLIVMLQILASLKLFDQAYQMLGGVASDTTRSIVQYMYEAGFVGYRFGYSAAISYVFFALIIVIGVAQALITRRRKEQ
- a CDS encoding substrate-binding domain-containing protein translates to MTPPINLTRRQFLAGMAATAGASLLAGCAPAGRASGAQDLQFWHLLSGGDGVTMSSMLDAVNAAQGDYRVRPTVLSWGTPYYTKLAMAGAGGRAPDVAIMHATRVTGYAPGGLLDTWDLDRLAELGIDESTFPAPIWERGHAGGRLYSLALDAHPFVLMYNRDICDAAGVLDSDGRLREITGPDDFLQVARDVAAAARDANGGEGHGLSYGYLGDGAQMWRLFYTLYAQHGLAMETPEGGTAVLDKDAAVESLAFMQALLDGDIAQPEADYASAVAEFATGRSGMFVTGVWELRTMEGAGIPFDATLIPTLYGTKAVYADSHSFVLPHQSRPDPAKRDLVYRFAADLLKGSFDWAGAGHVPAYLPVTESPEYADLIPQAHYAEAASFVNYDPAAWFTGSGSNFQSDFGAAVQPVLLSGGDPAGAIDAFTARVNRLLAQPNPADPEGTWQA